The following are from one region of the Oscillatoria salina IIICB1 genome:
- a CDS encoding response regulator transcription factor, whose product MLSLDIPQSPTNTEFVQTNRILVVEDEDLIREMVVLALEEEGYEVLTATDGQTALNLIQNNESSSGGVTFDLIVLDLMLPQVNGLDICRLLRYKGQIIPILILSAKASETDRVLGLEVGADDYITKPFSTRELVARCRALLRRHRYNTMNQMPVLQYREIALFPQECRVTVRGEEVNLSPKEFRILELFMSYPRRVWSRDQLITQVWEADFLGDTKTVDVHIRWLREKLEKDPSQPEYIITIRGFGYRFG is encoded by the coding sequence ATGCTATCTCTCGACATACCACAGAGTCCCACTAACACTGAATTTGTACAAACAAACCGAATTCTGGTGGTGGAGGATGAAGATTTAATTCGAGAAATGGTGGTTTTAGCCTTAGAAGAAGAAGGTTATGAGGTTCTTACCGCCACTGATGGACAAACAGCCCTGAATTTAATTCAGAATAACGAATCTAGTAGCGGAGGAGTTACTTTTGACCTGATTGTTCTCGATTTGATGCTACCTCAAGTTAATGGGCTTGACATTTGCCGTCTTTTGCGCTATAAGGGTCAAATTATCCCGATTTTAATTTTAAGTGCCAAAGCCAGCGAAACCGATCGCGTTCTCGGATTAGAAGTTGGTGCCGACGACTATATCACGAAGCCTTTCAGCACTAGAGAATTAGTAGCTCGTTGTCGAGCATTATTGCGCCGTCATCGCTATAATACGATGAATCAAATGCCCGTTTTGCAATATCGGGAAATTGCTCTTTTTCCTCAAGAATGTAGAGTGACAGTGCGAGGCGAAGAGGTCAATCTATCTCCGAAAGAATTCCGGATATTAGAGTTATTTATGAGTTATCCGCGCCGAGTTTGGTCGCGGGATCAATTAATTACCCAAGTTTGGGAAGCAGACTTCTTAGGAGATACCAAAACTGTAGACGTTCATATTCGTTGGCTGCGGGAGAAACTAGAAAAAGATCCTTCTCAGCCAGAATATATTATTACCATCCGTGGTTTTGGCTACAGATTCGGCTGA
- a CDS encoding Uma2 family endonuclease: MDFVNQLQKKQETFIPPLENGSRLTRAEFERRYQAMPEVKKAELIEGKVYMPSPLRFNSHANPHFLLITWLGVYVAATPGVKGGDNATVRLDLDNEPQPDALLRIESGQSQISDDDYVENAPELIAEIAASSASYDLHEKLIVYRRNRVQEYLVWRVYDRAFDWYQLEQEEYIKLEPDTSGVIRSKVFPGLWLQVPALLAGDLATVLNLAQQGLASSEHAAFVKNLM; the protein is encoded by the coding sequence ATGGATTTCGTCAATCAACTTCAGAAAAAGCAAGAAACTTTTATTCCGCCTTTGGAAAATGGATCTCGTTTGACTCGCGCTGAATTTGAACGTCGCTATCAAGCAATGCCGGAGGTAAAAAAGGCAGAATTAATCGAAGGTAAAGTATATATGCCGTCGCCATTACGTTTTAATAGTCATGCGAATCCTCATTTCTTACTCATCACTTGGTTAGGAGTTTATGTTGCTGCAACTCCAGGGGTTAAAGGTGGCGATAATGCGACAGTACGCCTCGATTTGGACAACGAACCGCAGCCAGATGCGTTATTAAGAATTGAATCAGGTCAGTCTCAGATTAGCGATGATGATTATGTGGAGAATGCGCCCGAATTAATTGCGGAGATAGCTGCTAGTTCTGCTAGTTACGATTTGCACGAAAAATTAATTGTTTATCGTCGTAATCGAGTGCAAGAGTATCTGGTGTGGAGAGTTTACGATCGCGCTTTCGATTGGTATCAACTTGAACAAGAAGAGTATATCAAGCTGGAACCGGATACTTCTGGAGTCATCCGCAGCAAAGTTTTCCCTGGTTTGTGGCTGCAAGTTCCAGCTTTGTTAGCAGGAGATTTAGCTACTGTTTTAAATCTCGCACAACAAGGTTTAGCTAGTTCCGAACACGCTGCTTTCGTGAAAAATTTAATGTAG
- a CDS encoding creatininase family protein translates to MQLHLTTWQEVETYLEQSSGIILPIGSTEQHGPTGLIGTDTICAEAIARGVGEATNSLVAPTINVGMALHHTAFPGTISLRPSTMIATIKDYLTCLAKAGFKKFYFINGHGGNIATLKAAFSETYYYLSEINLPHAEQVQCKIGNWFMCPSVYKLAKKLYGNQEGSHATPSEVALTQYVYPEFIKQAPLSEKVASGYPIYSASNFRSRYPDGRMGSNPALATPEHGQQFYELAVKDLSNSYLEFINAE, encoded by the coding sequence ATGCAATTACATTTAACTACATGGCAAGAAGTAGAAACTTACCTAGAGCAATCATCCGGTATAATTTTGCCGATCGGTTCTACCGAACAACACGGTCCGACTGGTTTAATTGGGACTGATACTATTTGTGCGGAAGCGATCGCGCGGGGCGTAGGTGAGGCGACTAATTCTTTGGTTGCACCGACAATTAACGTGGGGATGGCGCTACACCATACGGCTTTTCCAGGTACAATCAGCCTACGTCCTAGTACGATGATAGCGACAATTAAAGATTATCTGACTTGTTTAGCAAAAGCTGGCTTTAAAAAGTTCTATTTTATTAATGGTCATGGCGGTAATATTGCGACACTGAAAGCCGCTTTTTCCGAGACTTATTATTACTTAAGCGAAATTAATCTTCCTCACGCAGAACAAGTTCAATGTAAGATTGGAAACTGGTTTATGTGTCCGTCGGTGTATAAATTAGCCAAGAAATTATACGGCAATCAAGAAGGTTCTCACGCGACACCGAGTGAAGTAGCATTAACTCAATATGTTTATCCAGAGTTTATCAAACAAGCACCTTTGAGCGAAAAAGTTGCTTCTGGATATCCGATTTACAGTGCAAGTAATTTTCGTTCTCGCTATCCTGATGGCAGAATGGGCTCGAATCCTGCTTTAGCTACACCCGAACATGGTCAACAGTTTTATGAGTTGGCGGTAAAAGATTTAAGTAATTCTTATTTAGAATTTATCAATGCTGAGTAA